The sequence CCGGTGCGATTGGAAAAATTTTCGAAACTCTGGAAGCGCGGGGCTTCATAAGCACGGCGCCGGGAGGAAATCGCATCATCAGTTCACCCGCGCATCTGCTAAGCGAATGGACCAGCGGATACCTGGGCCGTTTGCGTCCCAAACTCAAGAAATTTCGCTTCACCGCACCCGACCCCAGTGCGCTTTATCCTGGCTGGAATCCCACACCGCACAGCTCCGCCTGGGGCGGCGAAGTAGCAGCGGACATCCTCACAAAGCACTTAAAACCGGCGACGTTCACCATCTATATGGACATGGAGGCAAAAAAAGCCGAGCTTACTGCATTGATAAAGCAGTTCCGTTTGCAAGCAGACCCTCATGGTCCCATCGAGGTGCTCCAGCCATTCTGGAACATGGAGTACTTTAACCAGCCCGACCCTACCGTGGTACCGCGGCACCTGGTCTATGCGGACCTGCTTGGCACACAAGATCCACGCAATCTTGACCTCGCCAAGCAAATCTCTAGCGACATCATCAAACATGTACATAACGCGGCGCGATAGGCCACTAGATCCGGTTACCCTCGCCATCCTCAATGCCCTGCATCTGATCGCGGCGAGGCACAAAACAAGCTATTTCATCATCGGCGCGACTGCCAGGGACATTCTGATGATTCATGTTTTCGGCATCGATCAGGGACGCGCGACACGCGACGTCGATTTTGCTATCGCCTTAAAGGACTGGCGCCAGTTTGACCTCATCAAGAACGCGTTCATTGACAGTGGCGATTTCCAGCCAGTAACGGGGACAGCACATCGGCTGCACTACAAGCCAGGCGAATTTGGATCCGGATATCCCCTGGATCTGATTCCCTTCGGCGCAATCGAACAAGATAAAAACGAAATCGCCTGGCCGCCAGACATGAGCGTAGTAATGAATGTCGCCGGATACGCCGAAGCGCTGGCATCGGCAATACAGGTCGATGTCGGTGAAAATTTAATTATCAGTGTCGTTTCGATACCGGCGCTGGCGGCTCTCAAACTGCTGGCATGGAACGACAGGGGCTTGCTCGACAACAAAGACGCGCAGGATATCTTTTTCCTGCTTCGGCATTATCACGAAGCAGGCAATGACGGGCGCCTGTATGCGGAGGCATTCTCACTAATGGAGGCCTGCGGATACGACCTAGCCTTGGCCGGCGCCGCATTGCTGGGCTACGACACCCGACTCATACTGGAAGACGCTACGCGTCAGGCATTATTGGCGGTACTAGGTGACCCAGCCAAACGAGACCGCCTGGCCATACATATGGATCGAACAATGGCCGCCGACGCCGTTGTCCCGTCTCGCTTTATCGGACAATTCGAATACGGGCTTGATTTAGAAACGCTATAGCGTTTTATCCGAGCACCTTGGGATCAGCTAAGCGATGTCCAAAGGTGCTGCGCCGCGTAAGCGCGCCAAGGCCGCCAGGCTTCCGCCCGCGCGCTGAGCTGCCTGGCGCTCGGCCGAGGCCCTCCTTCATGCAGCGCGAGCGCATTCATCAAGGCCACATCGGCCGCCGGAAATGCATCCGGCTCGCGCAGATGGCGCAGCGCAAAGTATTGCGCGGTCCAGTCGCCGATGCCGGGCAATTCGCACAGTTTCTGCACGACTTCTGCCAGGCTGGCGCGGCTGTCCAGCAAATGCGGATCGGCCACCAGCGCGGCGGCCAGCGCTGACAAAGTGGCGGCGCGCGACTTCGGCATGCCGAGCGCGGCCAGGTCGGCGGCGGCTACGCGCGCCGGCTCGGGAAACACATGGCTGAGCCCGGGACGGTCGGCACAGGTTTCTGCCAAGGCGACGCCATGCTGCGCCGCCAGCTTGCCGGCTAGCTTGATGGCGCCGCTTACCGTAATCTGCTGCCCCAGCACCGCGCGCATGGCTTGTTCAAAACCGTCCCAGGCGCCCGGTATGCGTAATCCAGGCCTGGCGGCAGTCAACCGCGCCATGAGTGGATCTTCGCCGAGCTGGCTGTTGATGATGTGCGGGTCAGCAGCGAGATCGAACATTCTTCTCAGACGGGCAATGATGGCTGCCAGCGACGCCAGTCGCGGGAAACGGATCGTGACTTGCAAAGCGTTGCCCGCGCCCTGCCGTACCAGCACCGTACCTTGTGCGCCGTCGAGGCTGATACAGCGGGAATAGCTATCATCAGCTACCGTTTCTACACCGGTGATCGCGCGCGCTTGCAAGAAGACGAGCATGGCGGGCCAGTCGTAGGGTGGATGGTAGCGCAGCAACAGCGTGACTTCGCCTTGCGCACCGGCTGATTGATCGGGCTGGGCGCTACGCCGCAAGGCGCCGGGCGGCCGCTGATACAGGCCGTGGAATACTTCATTAAAGCGTCGCACGCTGCCAAAACCGGCCGCAAATGCAATTTCAGTGAGCGGCATGCGGGTCTCGTGGATCAGCTGCTTGGCCAGCAGTACGCGCCGGGTCTGGGCCACGGTCACCGACGATGCGCCTACATGCTGCACGAACAGACGGCGCAGCTGGCGCTCGCCGACGCCGAGGCGCTCTGCCAGCGTATCCATGCCGGCGTCATCAAGGGCGCCCATCTCTATCAATGCCAGTGCGCGCGCCACGGTGTGCGACACGCCGGTATTGGAAACGCCGCGCCAGGCGCCCGAATCGGGCGCGGCTTCGGGCCGGCAACGCAGGCAAGGACGAAAGCCGGCTTCCTGGGCGGCGGCGGCAGTGCGGAAAAAAAGGACGTTTTCCGATTTGGCGGTACGGGCAGGACAGATCGGCCGGCAATAAATGCCGGTGGTCTTGACGGCGACGAAGAAGCGGCCGTCGAAGCGCGCATCGCGGCTGGCCAGCGCTCGGTAGCAGGTGTCGTGATCGAGTTCCATGGCGGCATGATCGCGCCGTTGTCTGGTACTGTCTAGCGGTTTTCGGACATGGGCATCATGACAATAATCATGAACATGGGGAGTCCGGAAAGCGCCAGTGCACGCAGGCGATGGCGACAATCCGGGATATTGCCTTGGAAATACACGCCACGGGCAACTGGGAAACCATGCAACGCATAGTTGCTATGGCTTCAGCCAAGCCGAGGCTTTATTTACCGTTCAGGACCGGCCACAGGCGCGGACCGCCATCGCCGTAGCGGTCGTCAAAGCGTTTCAACACCGCTTCGCGCGCGGATTCGCTCAGGCTCGGATATTTGTCGCCCTGCTCGATGGCGGCGTAGGCTTCACCAGCCTTGGCCAGGTCCTCGGGGATATGGAAATTGCTGACGAAGTCTTGTTGCCACTGCTCTGTCACCTTGGCGACCAGCACGGCGCGCGCAGGCTGGTTCAATACGCTGAATTCGTCGACGCCGGCAGTAATACGCTGCACCGTTTCAGTCAATCCCTCCTCGGTCAGCGGCGCCTTGGTGAATTCCTTGACGGCATGTGAGCCACTCGTCTTACTCATGTCACTCTCCTTGGGTTAAGTGGTGTGATGATGGACGACCCGCTTACCGCGGGCGGATGTTGCAGACTCGGTATTGTTTGGATTTGCCTGAGCTTTTTCGCGGAGAAAATCAGTGTAAGAATCAGTGCGTGGTGAAAAAGCGTTCTTGCATTTCTTCCAACCCGAGCGTGTGCAGCACTTCGTGCAGACGCTCGGTCGGTCGCTTGCGCGGCAGATTCTTGTAGTTGGCGATAATCAATTCATTCTTCATCGAATGCTCCCAGCCGACCAGTTCGGTCACGCTGACTTGATAACCATGTGCTTCCAATTGCAGGCAGCGCAGCACGTTGGTGACCTGGCTGCCGAATTCCCTCGTATGCAGCGGATGGCGCCAGATTTCCGTCAAAGCTTCCTTGCCCAGCGATTTACCTTTGTTCTTTTTCAGTACTGAAGCCACTTCAGCCTGGCAGCAAGGCACCAGCACCATGAAGCGCGCCTGCTTCTTCAAGCCGAACTCGATCGCATCGTCAGTAGCGGTATTACATGCATGCAATGCCGTGACAACGTCGATCCGGCCCGGCAACAAAGCGGACTCTATCGATTCCGCCACCGACAAATTCAAAAACGACATGCCAGGAAATTCCAGGCGCTGTGCCAACTCCTGCGATTTCTTCACCAGTTCTTCGCGCGTCTCGATGCCGAAGATGTGCGAATTGTCCTTGAGCGTCTTGAAGAACAGATCGTACAGAATGAAGCCCAGGTAAGATTTTCCCGCTCCATGGTCGACCAGTTGTACGCCGCTTTGTTCCCGCTGGATTTCCTGTAGCAGGGGTTCAATGAATTGATATAGATGATATACCTGCTTGAGCTTGCGGCGGCTGTCCTGGTTCAATTTGCCGTCGCGCGTCAGGATATGCAGCTCCTTGAGCAGTTCTATCGATTGGCCGGGACGAATTTCATGCTTGGCGGCCTGCTGGCCGGGAGTGTTGGATTCTGGTTTGATGCCGTTCATGGAGCTTGCTTTCTGTCGGCCAGGCTGGCCCGTTATCCTGCCAAGTATAACGGCTTCAAGGGCCCAAGGTCTTGAAACGGCGGCGCCCGGCCAAAAGATTAGCGTCTGCTTCTCGTCATGCGCCCCATCGTGCAGGAGTAGCGGCCCAGCTCGACGTCGTTGCGCAAGCCTATTTTTCTCATGGCCGAGGCTTTTTGCAAACCCACGGTCTTGACGCTTTTATGGAGGCGGTCGGCAATTTCCCGCAAGCTGTTGCCGACAGCGTACATCTTCAGCACTTCGACTTCACGCCTGGTCGGCGCCTTGCCGGTCGGCCCTTGCTTCAGCAGCCGCAGCGCCGTTTTGCTCACGTATGGCGCGCTGCGCGAACCCTCCAGGATGGCGCGGCCGAGCTCGCCCAGTTCGTCGCTCTTGTGCACCACGCCTTTCACGCCGCTATTCCTGATCTGGTACAGCACGGCGGGAATGTCGATCATGGTCAGCACAACCAGCGCCAGCGCCGGATGCTCGCACTTGAGCTGGTTGAACAAGACGCAGCCGTCGCCAATCCGGTTGATCGGCAGCGAAAACTCGGAAATCAGCATGTCGCAGGGCGTATCTTGCAGCCGCGCCGACAGTTCCGCAGTCGAGGCGGCGGCGGCCACCACGGCGTAGCCGGGCATCAGGTCGATATATTGCCGCACCCCCGAAATGACGGCTGGATGATCGTCAGCCAGGATGATTTTGATCATGTAGCTCCTCCCAAGAATAAGTGATTGTGTGTGCTCTAGGGTTTTACTTATCGTTAAGACGTAGGAAGTATCGGGTTTACATGTTATTAAATATATAAGCAAACTTCTTAAATACATAGTCCAATTGATAACTCAGATGCAAAATAGTTAATATTCACCTGGCGGCCACAAGTCGTTGGGACTTCCGGAAAATCAATTTTCCCTGACCAGGCCTATCCGGTTTAGTTTTTCCATGGAGTAAAAGCTGTGAAAATCATTCTTGCCGATGACCACCCTGTATTTACCGCAGGCGTGCGCGCCTACCTCAGTCACATCCCGGATTGCCGGGTAGTCGCCAGCGTTTCCAGCGCGGATGCGCTGGTCCAGTGCCTAGAGTCAACGCCATGCGACCTGGTCATCACCGAATTTTCGATGCCGATGACGCGCATCGGCGACGGCCTGCACCTGCTCTCCTACATCCGGCGCCACCACCCGCATACATGGCTGGTGGTGCTGACCACCAACGACTTCCCTGTGGTGCTGTACCAGATCATCAACAGCGGCGTGAATGGCTTGCTGCACAAAAGCGATGCGATTCCCGAGATCGGCAAGACCATCCGGCATTTGGGCAACAACACACCTTACGTGGGCCCCTCGTTTCAAACCTTGCTGCAGAACGGCATGGACGAGCAGGGCACATATCTCATCCCCAGTCCGCGCGAGACCGAGGTATTGCGCCTGTACGCGGCCGGCCACAGTCTGCGGGATATTGCCGGACGCCTCAGCAAAAGCGTGAAAACGGTGAGCTTGCAAAAAGCGTCGGCCATGAAAAAGCTAGGATTGCGCAACGATATCGAGCTGGGCCGCTATTGCGCCGCGGCCAGTGGCGACAATATCCGCCCTCAGGGCCAGGAAGACTGGTTTTTGCCGGAACCGGGCAGCCGCAAGCGGGCGCCCGCGGCGTGAGATTTCAGCGCTGCCGGCCGAGGTCGAATATCTGCGCCATCGGCGTCCATTTCTCGCCGGCAGGTGTCCATGGCGTGGCAGCCTGGAACCGCCACATCAGGGTTTCCCATTCCTGCACCTTGGGATTGCCAAGGGCGGCATGCATCATCTGCTCCGCACTATAGACGACGTCATCGGTTTCCATCAGCATCACCAGCCGCGTACCGAGGCGGTAGATTTCCATGGACAGCACACCCTGCTGCCGCAGATGGGCAGCAATCTCGGGCCAGATCTGGCGGTGATATTGCTCGTATTCGCGGATCAGGGCCGGATCGTCTTGCAGATCCAGCGCCAGGCAGTGACGCATAGCGGTAGCTCCTTTCAGTCCAGGCAGCTCAGTTCGACCAGCCGCCATCGATCAGATGGATGGCGCCGGTGGTGAAGGCCGATTCATCCGATGCCAGGTAGAGCGCCAGCGCCGCGATTTCCTCGGTCTTGCCGAGCCTCCCCATCGGCTGGCGTGCGACAAACGCCGCTTCGATCCGGGCAATATCGACATTCTGCTGGCGCGCTTGCTCGGCGATTCTTTGACGCAGCGACGGCGATTCCACCGTGCCGGGGCAGATCGCATTGCAGCGGATGCCCTGCGCCACAAAATCCGCCGCCACCGCCTTGGTGAGGCCGATCACGGCTGCCTTGGTGGTGCCGTAGACAAAGCGGTTCGGCACCCCTTTCACGCTGGACGCCGCGGACGCCATATTGATGATCGAGCCGCCGCCTTGCGCCAGCATGGCCGGCAACACGGCGCGAATCAGGCGGTACATGGAGCCGACGTTAAGATCCCAGGAAAAGCGCCAGTCCTCTTCGCTGCAGTCGAGGATGCTGCCGTGATGGACAAAGCCGGCGCAATTGAACAGCACATCGAAACTTTGGTTTTGCGCCAGGGCACTTACCGCTGCAGCGTCGGTGACATCCAACAGCGAGGTCTGGATCTGGCGGCCTGCGGCCTGAGCGGCGCCAGCGGTTTCCGTCAAGGCAGCGGAGTTGATGTCGGTTGCCAATACGTGTGCGCCCTCGCCTGCAAACCTGAGCGCGCTGGCGCGGCCGATGCCTTGGCCGGCGGCGGTAACCAGAATGCGCTTGCCCTGTAATCTCATGCGCTTGCCTCCAAAATTTGATGAATTGCCGGCCTAAGAGATGTTTTTTTAACAGGTCTATTGGCTGGACCAATGATAGCACGCTAAAAAACCAGTCGACAACGGCTGGAACCTGCAATTTATCCTGTTTCGGACCACATTCCCACATATCGGTTTCGCCTGTCTGCGCTCTTGGCGTGGCACAATATGAAAAATCTCTTTCATTGCTGCCATGCCCATCCAAACCATCCATAACCGCCGCTTGTACCAACAGATCGCCGACCAGCTGCGCGATATGATCGACCGCGGCGAATACGGTCCCGGCGGCAACCTGCCGCCCGAGCGGGAACTGGCCAAGCAGTTCGGCGTTAGCCGCACTTCCGTACGGGAAGCCTTGATCGCCCTGGAAGTAATCGGGATCGTCAGCGTGCGGGTCGGCAATGGCGTAGTGGTATTGGCGCAGGAAGAACCCGCCGCGGCTAAAACTAGGGACGAGGCCAAGCCATCGGCCCTGCAGCAGGCGGCGCGCCGCAGCGGCTGGGAAATCGATCCGGAACTCGACCTCGAAATCAGCCACGAGCTGGATGACGAAATTCCGCCGTTCAAGCTGTTGCAGGCACGCCGCCTGGTCGAGCCCGAAACCGCCGCCCTCGCCGCAGTCAACGCCAGCGACGAACAGCTGCGCAGCATCGCCGACGCGTATGCACGCAATGTCGAGGACAATCGCAACGGTTCGCACACCCATCCGGGCGACCGCCTGTTCCATATCCGCATCGCCGAAGCCAGCGGCAACCCGGCTTATCTGCTGCTGGTCAGCCATCTGCTGGGACGCAAGTACGGCATGATGTTCCAGCGCCTGCAAACGCTGTACACCTCGAAAGACATGCCCAACCGTTCAGAACATGAACACCAGCTGATCCTGGAAGCGCTGCAGGCGCGCGATGCGGTGGCGGCGCGCAAGGCGATGCGCGCGCACATGGATTCGGTGGTGAAGATTTTTTCCCGTTCGGTGCCGGAGCACAGCGTCAAATATCAACCGGATCCACTTCCAAAGACCACTTCGCGCGTGTCTTGATCTGCCGCAGCTGCGCCATCCAGTCAGTCAGGAAAGCCTGCAAGCCCGGCCGCGACGGGCATTCGATCAGCAACTGCGCGCGGTCGACGTTAGCGACGCGAGTCATGGTCATCGGAATCGGGTCATGCATGGTGATGCCTTCATGTTCGATGCAATGCGCGGCCTGCTGCAGGAATTCAATCGCGGTTTCCAGCTCTTTCGCTTCCGCCCGCAGTAAAGCCTGATAAATGTAAGGCGGCAGGCAGGCCTGCTCGCGCTCCTCCAGCAAGGACGTGGCGAAGTGATCGTAATCGTGGGCGATCACGGCTGCGTACAACGGATGCTGCGGATAACGAGTCTGTATCAGCACTTCGCTGGGGCTGCCGCCTTCTTTCTGCGCAGCGCGGCCAGCGCGGCCGGCTACCTGCATCAGCTGCGCAAACAAGCGTTCGCTGGCGCGGTAGTCATGCGAGAACAGCGCCGTATCGGGATTCAGGATGCCTACCAGCGTGAGGTTTTTGAAATCGTGTCCCTTGGCCACCATCTGGGTGCCGATCAAGATGTCCACCTCGCCATTGTGGACGCTGTCGAAAGCCGCCTGCGCACTGCCCTTGCGACGGGTCGAATCAGCATCGATGCGCAACACCCGTGCCTCAGGAAACATGGCTTTCAAGCCCTCTTCCAGTCTTTGCGTGCCGCGGCCCAGCGGCTGCAGGTCGATATTGCCGCAGGTCGGGCAGGATTTCGGAATCCGCAATTCGAGGCTGCAATGATGGCAGCGCAGCCGGTGCTCGGGTTTGTGCAGCACCATGAAAGAAGTGCAGCGGGTGCAGTTGCTGACCCAGCCGCAGGCGTCGCAGGCGATCACCGGCGCATAGCCGCGCCGGTTCAGGAACAGCAGCGATTGCTCGCCGCGCTCCAGCCTCAGTTTCAATGCACTGACCAGGTTCGAGGTCAGGCCTTCACTGGGTTTGTCGCGCTCCATGTCGATCCGGCGCACTTTCGGCAACACCGCATCCTTGACCGCGCGTTCGCGCAGCTCCAGTTTTTTATAGCGGCCGGACTGTGCGTGATGCCAGGTTTCCAGCGACGGCGTGGCCGAGCCCAGCACGATCGGAATGCTCAGCTGATGGGCGCGCCACACCGCCAGGTCGCGCGCCGAGTAGCGCAAGCCTTCCTGCTGTTTGTAGGACGGATCGTGTTCTTCGTCGATCACGATCAGCTTCAGATGCGGCAGGGAAGCCAGCACCGCCAGCCGGGTCCCGAGGATAATGCGGGCCTGCCCCAGGTGCGCCGCCAGCCAGTGGCGCAGGCGCTCGCCTTCGGCCAGGCCGCTGTGCAGAGTCGCCACCGTAACGCCGGGAAAGCGGGCGCGAATATTTCCTTCGAGCTGCGGCGTCAGATTAATTTCCGGCACCAGGATCAGGATCTGCGACAGGTTGTCCTTGCCGTTTTCGCCATGTGCCAGGATCTGCGCCGCCGCCTGCAGATACACTTCCGTCTTGCCGCTGCCGGTCACGCCATATAGCAGGGTTGGGGCAAATCCGGTGGCGCCGGCGATTGCATCGGCCGCCTGCTGCTGCGCCGGATTGAGCTGCGCCACATCGATCGGCGTGGCGTCGTGCACGGCGCCGGGCTGCGCCAGCTTCTTCAGGGCACGATCCAGCGCGACCGGCTTCAACGCCCGCAAATTCTTCGGCAAGCCCGGCAAAGCGACTTCGCCCAGCGGCCGCTGATAATAGTCGGCGGCAAAACGGCAAAGCGCCAGCCATTGTGCCGACAAGGGCGGCAACTGATGGCGTACGGCTTGTACATTTTTTAATTTTTCAGCAGGAACGTCGCTCTCGTCGCTCAGGCCGACAATCATCCCGACCACTTCGCGCCGCCCGAACGACAATTGCACCAGCTGGCCGACGCGCGGCAAGGGCTCGTTGTCGTCGCTGGCCTGCCAGCGATAGTCGAAGCTGCTATCCAGGGGAGTATCGAGGACGATTTGAAGAATGCTTTGTTTCACGAACTTAATGTGATTCCCGAGGAAATAGGCTAACTATCGGTTTCATAAGTGCTTTTGAAACTGTCCACATTATCTGTGGATAACTTTGTGGACAACGTCAGCTTCACATTCAAAAACGGTGCGTTTACAGGTAATTCCTGATTTTTCTAAAATTGAAATAAAAATAAATCATGTTTTAAATCAATAGCTTAACTCGTGCGCCATATATAGAAAAAAATCTCTGAGAATTTAAAAAATGGCCTTGCAGAAACTAAATTATGTGCATAACTAAATTTGAACTGCTCCAGAATGGCGCATGGCTGGGTAACATTCAGGTCCACATTGAGAAACCGCCGAGTGCACCATCATGTCGTTTTTTCCATAAACTCCATCCAATTCTACTCCGGCAAAATTGGCGGCCTGTCAACTCTGGTCAAATTTGCCTTGAGGCAAATTTCTAAGATTCTACTTAATGTAAAACATGAGGAAATGCCCTAAGCATCGGTTTCATAAGCGCTTTTCAAATTATCCACAATGTCTGTGGATAACTTTGTGGGTAACCTGCTCTTGACAGGCTGCAGCCTCATATTTGATGCGGGTTTCAATAAATTGCCTAAACTAAAAGCAGAAAATAAACCCTTAAAAATCAAATACTTACAAAACACAATCCGTCTGCAAAATAAAAATATCGATATAAATAATTACCGTGGTGCAGCAGATTTATTTTGTGCATAACTAGCGGCCATGAATCTCCGCAGCGATGTTGAATGTGTTATGTGTGTCGCTATGTAACAGCAAAATTTCCCGCAAGGAAGGCCAAAAAGTCGCTTTGCCAGTCCTATGCGCGCAACTTGCGGCTGATTTCATGGACCGCATCGACCATCACGGCCACCGACTCCGGCGGCGTAAATTGGGAAATGCCATGGCCCAGGTTGAAGACATGGCCGTGGCCAGATTGCGGCGTACCGTAGGCATTCAGCAGACGGCTGACTTCACTGCGGATCTGCTCAGGATTGGCGAACAGCACGGCAGGATCGAGATTGCCCTGCAGCGCGACGCGCTGACCGATGCGGGTGCGCGCTTCCGACAGATTGACGGTCCAATCTAGACCGACAGCGTCGGCGCCGATATCGGCTATCTGCTCCAGCCACAGCCCGCCGCCCTTGGTGAAGACAATCGCCGGAATCGGCACACCGTCTTTCTCGCGCTTCAGCTGGGACACCACCTGGCGCATGTAGTCCAGCGAAAATTCCTGGTATGCGCCATCCGCCAGCGCCCCGCCCCACGAATCGAAAATCATCACGGCTTGTGCGCCGGCATCGATTTGGGCGTTCAGATAGGCTGCCACCGCCGCCGCGTTGGTGCTCAGCACGTGGTGCATCAGGTCCGGGCGGTTGTACAACATGGTCTTGACGGTATGGAATTCACGCGAGCCCTCGCCTTCCACCATATAGCAAGCCAGGGTCCATGGACTGCCGGCAAAGCCGATCAGCGGCACCCGGCCATTCAGTTCGGTGCGGATCTGCGTGACTGCCTTGAAGACATAGTCAAGCTTGCCCAGGTCCGGCGCCTGCAACGCCATCACGTCTTTTTCATCGCGCAGCGGACGTTGGAACTTGGGACCTTCACCGTCGGCGAAATACAAACCCAGCCCCATGGCGTCCGGCACCGTCAGAATGTCGGAAAACAGGATGGCGGCATCCAGCGGGAACCGCTCCAGCGGCTGCAACGTGACTTCCGTTGCGTAATCGGGATTGGTCGCCAGCCCCATGAAAGACCCGGCACGGCTGCGGGTTTTACGATACTCCGGCAGGTAGCGGCCGGCCTGACGCATCAGCCACAAGGGCGTGTATTCAGTCGGCTGGCGCAGCAGCGCGCGCAGGAAGGTATCGTTCTTCAGGGGGGCGAATTGTGACATATGAGGCAATATAAATGCGTGTGATAACGCCTTATTATCTCATCCAAAGCCTTGGCTGCGGCAGTGCTTTGGCTAATGACAGGTATTACGTGCCGTGCCGGTGCGCCGCCACCAGATCATCAAGGAAAGCTTGCAGCACTTCGCCGCGGCTGGACTGGCGCCGCAGCACCATGTGCAGGGTGACGTCGTAGCACAGCATGGCGGGATGCAGCGCTGCCAGCAGACCTTGCTCCACCAGCGGTGCGGCAAAGTGTTGCGGC comes from Collimonas pratensis and encodes:
- a CDS encoding FadR/GntR family transcriptional regulator, producing the protein MPIQTIHNRRLYQQIADQLRDMIDRGEYGPGGNLPPERELAKQFGVSRTSVREALIALEVIGIVSVRVGNGVVVLAQEEPAAAKTRDEAKPSALQQAARRSGWEIDPELDLEISHELDDEIPPFKLLQARRLVEPETAALAAVNASDEQLRSIADAYARNVEDNRNGSHTHPGDRLFHIRIAEASGNPAYLLLVSHLLGRKYGMMFQRLQTLYTSKDMPNRSEHEHQLILEALQARDAVAARKAMRAHMDSVVKIFSRSVPEHSVKYQPDPLPKTTSRVS
- a CDS encoding response regulator transcription factor, producing MKIILADDHPVFTAGVRAYLSHIPDCRVVASVSSADALVQCLESTPCDLVITEFSMPMTRIGDGLHLLSYIRRHHPHTWLVVLTTNDFPVVLYQIINSGVNGLLHKSDAIPEIGKTIRHLGNNTPYVGPSFQTLLQNGMDEQGTYLIPSPRETEVLRLYAAGHSLRDIAGRLSKSVKTVSLQKASAMKKLGLRNDIELGRYCAAASGDNIRPQGQEDWFLPEPGSRKRAPAA
- a CDS encoding AlkA N-terminal domain-containing protein; protein product: MELDHDTCYRALASRDARFDGRFFVAVKTTGIYCRPICPARTAKSENVLFFRTAAAAQEAGFRPCLRCRPEAAPDSGAWRGVSNTGVSHTVARALALIEMGALDDAGMDTLAERLGVGERQLRRLFVQHVGASSVTVAQTRRVLLAKQLIHETRMPLTEIAFAAGFGSVRRFNEVFHGLYQRPPGALRRSAQPDQSAGAQGEVTLLLRYHPPYDWPAMLVFLQARAITGVETVADDSYSRCISLDGAQGTVLVRQGAGNALQVTIRFPRLASLAAIIARLRRMFDLAADPHIINSQLGEDPLMARLTAARPGLRIPGAWDGFEQAMRAVLGQQITVSGAIKLAGKLAAQHGVALAETCADRPGLSHVFPEPARVAAADLAALGMPKSRAATLSALAAALVADPHLLDSRASLAEVVQKLCELPGIGDWTAQYFALRHLREPDAFPAADVALMNALALHEGGPRPSARQLSARAEAWRPWRAYAAQHLWTSLS
- a CDS encoding L-rhamnose mutarotase translates to MRHCLALDLQDDPALIREYEQYHRQIWPEIAAHLRQQGVLSMEIYRLGTRLVMLMETDDVVYSAEQMMHAALGNPKVQEWETLMWRFQAATPWTPAGEKWTPMAQIFDLGRQR
- a CDS encoding response regulator transcription factor, whose product is MIKIILADDHPAVISGVRQYIDLMPGYAVVAAAASTAELSARLQDTPCDMLISEFSLPINRIGDGCVLFNQLKCEHPALALVVLTMIDIPAVLYQIRNSGVKGVVHKSDELGELGRAILEGSRSAPYVSKTALRLLKQGPTGKAPTRREVEVLKMYAVGNSLREIADRLHKSVKTVGLQKASAMRKIGLRNDVELGRYSCTMGRMTRSRR
- a CDS encoding SDR family oxidoreductase, whose protein sequence is MRLQGKRILVTAAGQGIGRASALRFAGEGAHVLATDINSAALTETAGAAQAAGRQIQTSLLDVTDAAAVSALAQNQSFDVLFNCAGFVHHGSILDCSEEDWRFSWDLNVGSMYRLIRAVLPAMLAQGGGSIINMASAASSVKGVPNRFVYGTTKAAVIGLTKAVAADFVAQGIRCNAICPGTVESPSLRQRIAEQARQQNVDIARIEAAFVARQPMGRLGKTEEIAALALYLASDESAFTTGAIHLIDGGWSN
- a CDS encoding nucleotidyl transferase AbiEii/AbiGii toxin family protein; the encoded protein is MYITRRDRPLDPVTLAILNALHLIAARHKTSYFIIGATARDILMIHVFGIDQGRATRDVDFAIALKDWRQFDLIKNAFIDSGDFQPVTGTAHRLHYKPGEFGSGYPLDLIPFGAIEQDKNEIAWPPDMSVVMNVAGYAEALASAIQVDVGENLIISVVSIPALAALKLLAWNDRGLLDNKDAQDIFFLLRHYHEAGNDGRLYAEAFSLMEACGYDLALAGAALLGYDTRLILEDATRQALLAVLGDPAKRDRLAIHMDRTMAADAVVPSRFIGQFEYGLDLETL
- a CDS encoding class I SAM-dependent methyltransferase, with the protein product MNGIKPESNTPGQQAAKHEIRPGQSIELLKELHILTRDGKLNQDSRRKLKQVYHLYQFIEPLLQEIQREQSGVQLVDHGAGKSYLGFILYDLFFKTLKDNSHIFGIETREELVKKSQELAQRLEFPGMSFLNLSVAESIESALLPGRIDVVTALHACNTATDDAIEFGLKKQARFMVLVPCCQAEVASVLKKNKGKSLGKEALTEIWRHPLHTREFGSQVTNVLRCLQLEAHGYQVSVTELVGWEHSMKNELIIANYKNLPRKRPTERLHEVLHTLGLEEMQERFFTTH
- a CDS encoding type IV toxin-antitoxin system AbiEi family antitoxin; protein product: MNDDQFLVPSSPEAELITHALDALRESTGITGQLLHPAPHADAEVTLQVAGQSLLYACEVKRKIDRFLALDSLKARFSANQTPALLICESLSHEMAARCRELGVQFIDTAGNAYLTNTQGVLIHVAGRKAKKESLGLAGEMTITPASLRMIFAFLADPSMLNATYRDISVSVQISTGAIGKIFETLEARGFISTAPGGNRIISSPAHLLSEWTSGYLGRLRPKLKKFRFTAPDPSALYPGWNPTPHSSAWGGEVAADILTKHLKPATFTIYMDMEAKKAELTALIKQFRLQADPHGPIEVLQPFWNMEYFNQPDPTVVPRHLVYADLLGTQDPRNLDLAKQISSDIIKHVHNAAR